The following coding sequences are from one Triticum dicoccoides isolate Atlit2015 ecotype Zavitan chromosome 4A, WEW_v2.0, whole genome shotgun sequence window:
- the LOC119289534 gene encoding LOB domain-containing protein 16-like produces the protein MAGAGVTTTGSPCGACKFLRRRCAAECVFAPYFCAEDGASQFAAIHKVFGASNAAKLLQQVAPGDRSEAAATVTYEAQARLRDPVYGCVAHIFALQQQVAALQAQVAHARTQAHLGPAATAMHPLLQQQLQQQAWQVAEQHDHQSMTSTQSSSGCYSGAHQRSDGSSLHGAEMYCGYGEQEEGSY, from the coding sequence ATGGCCGGCGCGGGCGTGACGACGACGGGGTCGCCGTGCGGGGCGTGCAAGTTCCTGCGGCGCAGGTGCGCGGCGGAGTGCGTGTTCGCGCCCTACTTCTGCGCCGAGGACGGCGCGTCGCAGTTCGCGGCCATCCACAAGGTGTTCGGCGCCAGCAACGCGGCCAAGCTGCTGCAGCAGGTGGCCCCGGGGGACCGGAGCGAGGCGGCCGCCACGGTGACCTACGAGGCGCAGGCCCGGCTGCGCGACCCCGTCTACGGCTGCGTCGCCCACATCTTCGCGCTGCAGCAGCAGGTGGCGGCGCTGCAGGCGCAGGTGGCGCACGCCCGGACGCAGGCGCACCTGGggccggcggcgacggcgatgcACCCGCTGCtccagcagcagctgcagcagcaggCGTGGCAGGTGGCGGAGCAGCACGACCACCAGTCCATGACGTCCACGCAGAGCAGCTCCGGCTGCTACAGCGGCGCCCACCAGCGCTCCGACGGCTCCTCGCTGCACGGCGCCGAGATGTACTGCGGCTACGGCGAGCAGGAGGAAGGCAGCTACTAA